The following proteins come from a genomic window of Nicotiana tomentosiformis chromosome 12, ASM39032v3, whole genome shotgun sequence:
- the LOC104095472 gene encoding uncharacterized protein, whose amino-acid sequence MEVLSMFWFIFFILGSLLLFQLSQSATEFVDGVSKWKNSTVQIGDTIIFQHKYQYNLYIFQNQNAFTLCNFTEATLLTKSNSKSYTWRPSRPGIFYFSFNNGSGTASAASCLQGQKLAIKVSLSPELSPAAAPPFISGSIVSSSPAYTWPLPPRQTASPANSPMVPQKGSDIPFINSNPAVPLPTGEVNSATVHPFLTSGCHVTQAVKFVAIQSSLCCAIFLMLF is encoded by the exons ATGGAAGTTCTCTCCATGTTTTGGTTcattttcttcattcttggaAGTCTATTACTCTTTCAGCTTTCTCAGTCAGCAACTGAATTTGTTGATGGAGTTTCAAAATGGAAAAATTCAACTGTCCAAATTGGGGATACCATCA TTTTCCAGCATAAGTATCAGTACAATCTCTACATTTTCCAGAACCAGAATGCCTTCACTTTATGCAATTTCACTGAAGCTACACTTCTTaccaaatccaactccaaatccTACACA TGGCGCCCATCAAGGCCTGGTATCTTTTACTTCTCATTCAACAATGGTAGTGGTACTGCGTCTGCAGCATCATGTTTACAAGGCCAAAAGCTAGCAATTAAGGTATCACTTTCACCTGAACTGTCACCAGCGGCAGCTCCACCATTTATATCTGGCAGCATTGTGTCATCTTCTCCGGCTTACACGTGGCCATTGCCTCCACGACAAACTGCTTCTCCTGCTAATAGTCCAATGGTTCCACAGAAAGGGAGTGATATTCCGTTTATAAACAGTAATCCAGCAGTTCCTTTGCCCACTGGTGAAGTAAATTCTGCTACTGTCCACCCTTTCCTCACTTCTGGTTGCCATGTAACACAG GCGGTGAAGTTTGTAGCAATTCAAAGCTCCTTGTGCTGTGCAATTTTCTTGATGCTGTTTTAA